Genomic DNA from Gorilla gorilla gorilla isolate KB3781 chromosome 13, NHGRI_mGorGor1-v2.1_pri, whole genome shotgun sequence:
AGCGCGGGAAGGGGCGCCCAGGCTCAGAGGGAACGAGCTCGGACGCGGGGCACGCTCCCTGGCAGCTCCTTCCGGCCCGGCCTGACTCCCCCGAGCCCCGGGCCCCGGCGCCGACTGCTGGCCGGGGCGGGGGCGTGGTCCGGGGGTTCCGGCAGGACCCTGGGCGCGCGTGGCGCGGCGCGACCCTCACCTGCGATGTGCTGGCGCCGGGCGTCGTCCAGGTGCGTGGACAGCACGTCCCCCATGGCCAGGAGGAGTCGCGGCCCGATCCGGCCGACGCCGCCGCTGTTGCCCGCGCTGCTCAGGCGGACGCCGCTGGCGCCATGGAGCCCGGCCCGCCCTGCTTCCCCCGCTCCCGCCGCTCCCGCCGCTCCCGCCGCTCCCGCCGCTCCCGCCGCCCGGCTGCGGCTTCCGCTCCGGCTCCTCTCCCGGTCGGGCCCCGTCCCTCCCGCCGGCCGCCTTGGCCCCCTCCCTGCCCTCGGCCCTGCACCCcggcgccccgccccgccccaccaGACCACGCCCCCGCAGGCCaaccccgccccctccccgcccgcTGCCCTGCGCCCGCCGCGTcccaccccgccccgccctcGGTCCTGCACCCTCTGCGCCCCACCCAGCCCCTCCAGGGTCCGCCCCGTATGCCCCGCCCCCTCCGCTGCCTCGGGCGGGCGGGGCACAGGGGCCGTGGACGCCGGGACCGCCCTGGAGAAGGAGACAAAGAGAAGGTCCCAGAAAGGGAGACCGCGGAGAGACTGCGAAGAGCGCACCCGCCCTGTACCTAAGCAGAGAAAGAGACGGGGCTGGTGGGGGCATCTGAAAAACTGGGGGTGCTCTGGgggactccagcctgagtgtcacccccctcccctccccaaccctgccCGCGCGGGAAAAGAATCGCGCCGAGGAGGATGTGGGGCACTGGCAGGGGACGCCTGGACCTACGGGCCGGAATTCGGCGTTCgccccctcctcttccctgaACAGTGCCCCCTGCCCCCCCAGTCCCGCCCGCCACTGCCCGCGCTCAGGAAGTTCCCTGGCCTTGATTCGACCTGCCCCAGAAGGTGTGCCCGCCGGTCTTGCACAATAGCTATAGGAAGGGGGTGGGGAAGGCTAGGGCCCGAAAGCACCCCCGCCCCAGTGCCAGGCGGGCTTGCCTTAGGCCCAGCATATGGGTATTTCACTCGGGAGGCggcttgggggacagagcaaatcagaaaaggaaaaagcagtAGCACTTTACAGTTTGCAAAAGACTACCACCAGAATCAAAACCCGGAGACCGACATGCACCAGCCTATGGGGCTGGGCATGGGTGGGTCGCAGTGCCAGGGGAATGTGTTTCAGTTTCAGGACTTCCCAAGCTGGCAGGGGAGACAGTCAGGTAACCAGTGGGATTCCCCAGATCTCAATCCTTCTTTGGCTGCTGGTGCTCAGATCTCCTGATCGGCACTGGGACAAGGCCATCCACTTTCTGCTTGTTGACCCCTGGTAACTAAGCACTCACCACTTCTCTCATGCATTTCACGTTGTTATTGGGCAGCTCTTAGTGTAACTGTGGCATAAGGCAGGAAGTGATGATGATAACAGTTAAATTTGCTGAGCACCTGTACTTCAGGCCTGTGCACACCACAGGAGGTAGGTTTGAAATGGATTAAAGTGATGCaggcattcattcatgcattcagtcACTTACCAGTCATTCAGCAATGGGTGGTCAACACCCGTGTGCCAGGCCCTCTGCTAGATGCTGGGGGTGAAACGAGAAGGAAGCCCAAGCTGCCCTCCCCtctgtgaccctggacaagtggCATTACCCCTTTGAACTTCAGCTACCTCATCTGTCAAAAGAGAATGATGCCTTTTGCGGGAAGGTTAAATGATATCACAAAATGcccagcatagtgcctggcaccagGGTCCATCATCTCTCAATAAACAGAACGTGTCATTCTATTATTcatagtccctgccctcaagagcTTAGGGAAGCTTGAGGAAGGAGCAGAACATTCTGTTTTAAGGAAAATCACAGAGGGGGTAGGACCAGAACTGGAAGTTGAAAAACAAGACTTTTGACAGCAGATACTGAGAAACAGCATTCCAGGGAGTGGGGACAGCATGGGCAGGGGCCCAGCCTTTGAGGGCCGGGATGCATTCATGCATCAAAGAGTCATCATCAGGTGGAGTTGAAGTCATGCTGGTTGGGGATCACTAGTTTCCTTTTATAgaggtggaaactgaggcccagagagggaaagtgacttgCCAAGGGCACACAGTGAGGCAGAGGGAGAACCTGGCCAAAGGCCAAGTCTCCTGGCACCCAGTGTCTGATTCTCTCTGAGCAACCAGAAGCAAGTGATGCTGATaacctcttttcatttttctcatagcCCAAACTGCAGGGTCTGCTCTGCCCAGGGAGGAGCTAGCTGGAGCTAGCTGGCATCTGGACACCAGAGGCATCTTCTTGGCTGGGCTGGAGGCCTAGGCCAGGGGGGTTAGAGATGGGGCCACAGTGGCCTTTCCCCAGCCTTCGTGGCACACCCAGGCCTGGAACACCTACAGCCTGCCTACCATGTGAGGCCCCTGGCCCAGGGATGGGTTCCACCCTGGCCCAGGGTGGGACCCCAGATGGGGAGGCAACTTGAGCATCCAAAAGGTCTCCTCTTGCTTTGGAGACCTTCTGTCACATGTCACCTAATCCCTCTGAGCATCCATGGCCTCATATGTGAGAGGCACATGAGATGAAAGTGGAaaggcggccgggcgcagtggctcacgcttgtaatcccagcattttgggaggccgaggcaggcagatcacgagatcaggagtttgagaccagcctggccaacatggtgaaaccccatctctattaaaaatgcaaaaattagctgggcatggtggcacgcacctgtagtcccagctgctcagaaggctgaggcagaagaatcgcttgaacccgggaggcagaggttgcagtgagccaagatcgtgccactgcactccagcctggtgacagagcgagactccatataaaaacaaaaacaaaaacaaaaaaaaacagaaagtggaaAGGCATTGTAAACAGTAGGGTGCTATGCACACATGTGAATAGCTCTCCGCAAATCTGGGGCCAGTCCCTGACAATTCaagattcattcatttcacaCCAAAAAAAAACTGCCTTGTCTAGGGGTGGGATGAAGGAGAATTGAGggcaaaaaaaaatctggagggaACTTTAGGGGGATAAAAATGGTCCTATGTCTTGACTGAGGTGTTGGTAAGAGAACATATTTATCTAAATTTATCAAACTGCACAGATGCATCAAACGGATGCATTTTATTATATCAAAATTATACTTcaacaaagtttattttatttttatttttgagacaaggtctctctctgtcgcccaggctggagtgcagtggtgcaaacatggactcagtgcagccttggcctcctgggctcaaggcatcctccaaTCTCACCCTTGGGctaccacaccccgctaattaaaaaatgtttttcatagagatgggatctcaccatgctgcccaggctggtctccaactcctgggctcaagggatcctcccgcctaagcctcccagagtgctgggattacatgtgtgagccgccatttattttaaagtgaaaaaataaacatgcaagcacctactatgtgttggATGCTATTCTAGGTATTGGGGATAAATCAGTATGCAAGAGAGTCACGGTCCTCGTCTTCATAGAGGTTATAGTCTtatgaaaaaatacaacaaataaataaaatgacttcaGAGAGTAATAAACATTAAGATGGGATAGAGTGACAagtggggttggggtgggatgCCATCTAGGAAAGTGGtctaggaaggaggaggagatgatGCCTTGGGACCTGATTGGCAAGAAGGAGCCTGCTTGAAGAAGGTTCAGGAACAGCTGCCATTTATGGAGATGGACCAGAGACCAGGTGTCACACCAAGGACTTTTCTGCCTCCTACTGTCCTCACAGCTTCTGGGGTAGTAATGATAAAGCCCATTTTAGAGTTGAATAAATTGTTgcgaggattttttttttttttaatgatattcaggctgagcacggtggctcacactcgtaatgccagcactttgggaagctgaggcaagaggattgcttgaggccaggagtttgagaccagcatgggcaacagaatgagaccccgtcgttaaataattttttaaaaaaattagctgggcctggtggtgcatgcttatagtagtcccagctactaggaggccaaagcaggaagaccttgagcccaggagtttgaggctgcagtgtgctgtgatctcgccgctacactccagcttgggtgacagagtgagaccttccctctttatagatatatgtatgtacgtatgtatatatattccatcatatgtatACAGCAATCCTTGTTCAAACACTGGAACAGGTAGGCACAGAGAAGGCGTGACAGGTAAAGGCGTGAGTGTGAGCAAAAGGAAGCAAGGTGAGTCCTTGTGGGGCCCAAGCCAGATGGCTGATCTAGGACTTCCTGCAGGGAAGGAGGGGTGGGCCCTGGCATGGACTGGTGGGACCCCAGATGGGGAGGCAACCTGAGCATCCAGAACAgaatttgttgggtttttttttttcactctggaAAGATTGTAAAGCTCTTTAAACTTTCTCAACTCTCTCTACTATATGTTAAGAAATCAATTattgtaataaaaaaaagttacagtcTTTGGGTGGGGAAGGAATGAAGttatttgcccttttttttttttttcaaggaaagaaaaataaacatagtcATCAGCACTACGAAGGATTCCAGGAAGTTTGACATCAGAGAATTTCTCAACTCTCAAATGCTGGAAACCCCTGCCCTCACGCTGGAGGCCATTTTGATGTCCCCTTGTTACTTTTGAGTAAATGGaaacatcttttcacatgtttagTGGCCatttgtgggttttatttttattttttttatttcaagacagggtctcgttctgttgcccaggctagagtgcagtggcacgatctctgctcactgcaatctctacctaccttctgggttcaagcaattctcctgcctcagcttcccaagtagctgagattacaggcacctgccaccatgcctggctaatttttgtatttttagtagaaatggggttttgctatgttggccaggctggtctggaactcctgaccacaagtgatctgcctcccttggcctctcaaagtgctgggattacaggtatgagccaccatacccagcctggccatttgtggtttttaaaatttatatcctctgcctgcttttctgTGGGAATGtctatctttttcttattgatttctaagAGCTCTTTCTATAGCAAGGATTTCTGAAATCTGCAAGGCAGAGGGATATCTGTTCTTTTTCTAAGACTCTGGACGCTGTCTCTATTCACCAGGGGCTCCCACTCCCTTTTCTTGGCTCAGGCCCCAGAACCTGGTGGAAAATGCCAGGGCTGTGGACAAAGGGTGGCAATGGTCTACATCTGGAGCAGAGAGGAAAGGTTCTCCCTGCCCACTTGCTGGGCCTGCCCCTCTTGAACAGAGAATGCCACCTACAGGTCCTGACTCATCAGGCCTTTCTCTGGAAGTGGCTTCTGCCTACTGCCTCCCTGCAAAcctgccccgcccctcccctccccaccacatcCTCAAGCATATTTGGAAGCAGGGACCCAAGGGCGAAGAATAATAATATTTGGCTTTAAAGGGGAGGGTTCAGACGGTCAGAGCCAGAGCTTGGACCGAGACTCAGAGAAGGAAAGCAATTTGCCCAAGAGCATTCCGCAGGAGCCCAGCCCAAGACCCCTTGCTAGTCCTGTAGGAAGAAGGAGAGGCCCTTTCTCTCCCCATGAGTCCCTCTCCCTCCCAGTTGGCACGGAGTCCCAGCTCTGCTCTCCCCACAAACCTGTCAAACCTGAAATAGaccaggagaaaaaaaacaaacacctccAGTAAACAGCAAGGAGTGTGAATGAATCaggattttgtttttaaggaaTATCATGTATCTACCTCTGTTTACCCAGTTGGCATGGCCCATTGTGCAGAAGGGACCCTGGCACCCAGCCTGGACCTCCTCTCTTTATTAACTGTTGGGTGGTGGAAAAGTCCGTAGCTCACAGCCTGTTACGTCTGTCACCTGGCCTCAGGCTGCTAAACTCCCTCTTACTCTTTCAGTGGCCAAGCTGTCACCTCTCCCCAGCTCCACTGCCACCCCAAGTCCAGGGaactggcctccctgcctccagcccccCATGCATTCCTCACTGGGAGCCAGAGGAATTGTTGTAAACACAGATACGACCTTGCCATTCCCCCACTTCTAACCTTCTGTGGCTTCCACTGTCCTGGAGAGAAAGACTCCAGACGTGGCACTGGGGGCCCCTGCCAGTCCCTCCCCCCAACTTCCCCTCCCCATTCTCTAGCCACACTGAGATTTCACATCCTCAAACTAGCCCTGCTCCATCCCACCTCACAGCTTATGAAatatggattcttttttttttttttttgagatggagtctcgctctgtcgcccaggctggagtgcagtggtgcgatctcagctcactgcaaactcggcctcctgggttcaagcaattctctgcctcagactctcaagtagctgggattacaggttcctgccaccacgcctggctaattttggtatttttagtagagacagggttttaccatcttggccaggatggtcttgaactcctgacctcgtgatccacccaccccggcttcccaaagtgctgggactacaggcatgagccactgtgctgggccctctttttttttttttttttttttgagatggagtcttgctctgtcgcccaggctggagtgcagtggcgggatctctgctcactgcaacctccacctcccaggctcgagcgattctcctgcctcagcctcctgagtagctgggattacaggcacccgccactatgcctggttaattttggtatttttagtagagacagggtttcaccatattgatcaggctggtctcaaactcctgagctcaggtgatccgcccgccttggctcccaaagcgctgggattacaggcgtgagccaccgtgcctggctgtgtgaaacatggatttttttcccccatcttgcCCCACCAAGCAGCATTCAGCCTTCAACCTCAGCTAATTACCCTTCATCAGAGAGGACATTTCTGCACCCCGCCCCCCTACTAGGTCAGGCCTGCCATTATTATCACCCCCTCCCCAGTGTCCTAAACTCCTCCTTCATGGCAAGCATCACATTCAacatgattttgtgtgtgtgcaattATCTGTTTAAATAGATCTTTCTCTCTGAGGACCAGGACTGTCCTCCTTTGACATGACATCACTAGCGTCAGTCGCAATGGGAGCTTGAGGGAGCACATATGATGTGCAGAACACTATCCTGGGCACTGGAGGGGAACGTGACAGTGAGGGACCCACCTGGTCCTTGGGACCTCACAGGCTTGTTCATAGACCTATACCAACATGCTCATGCCTGCAGTGGCCATGACACATCATGGGGTACAAAGTCCCTTCTACAGTGCATGTGGGCCTCTGCTACTGTGCAGAGCTTCTGCTTGCAAACTTCCAGGAAGGGGGTGCCTCACCGCCTTCCCAGGCACAAATTCCGTGGTTGGATCCAACAGCACTGAAGTCAGGCAGGGGGCCGCTGAAGTGCCAGCAGACAGGCAGGGAGTGAGAAATAACTTCAGGATGATAAAGATAACGGAAGCGCCCGTTCATTGCAGGCTCCTGTGCTCAGTTCAGTGCTTTATAGCTTCTGCCTCATTGAATGGTCACAACTTTTGGGGGACACCCACTTTAcaggagagaaaactgaggcttcatGAGGTGTAAGTAAGAGATGAGGATGagatcaggcacagtggctcacgcctgtaatcccaacactttgggaggctgaggcaggaggatcgcttgagcccaggagtttgagaccagcctgggcaacatagcaagacctcgtctctattttttttttttcccaagacagagtcttgctctgtcaccaggctggagtgtagtggcgccatctcagcttactgcaacctctgcctcctgggttcaagcgattctcctgcctcagcctccccaagtgccacaatgtccggctaatttttgtatttttagtagagacggggtttcaccatgttgaccagactagtctcaaactcctaacctcgtgatccacctgccttggcctcccaaagtgctgggattacaggtgtaaggcaccatgcccagcctctatttttaaataatttattgttattttattttaaagtaacagatgaggccaggtgcagtggctcacgaactttcagaggccgaggtgggcagatcacctgaggtcgggagtttgagaccagcctggccaacatggtgaaaccccgtctctactaaaaatacaaaaattagccaggtgtggtggtgcacgtctgtaatcccagctacttgggaggctgagacacaagaatcacttgaaccagagaggcaggggttgcagtgagccgagattgcgccactgtactgcagcctgggtgacagagcgagactctgtccacttccccccccaaaaaaattaagagatgaGGATGAGACCCATACATAGCTCTGCCTACTTTGGAGCTGCAATACCCCACGCTTCCCACACCACCCTCCAGATCCAATCCTAGAGTTCAGCTCTTCCTCAAACACAAAATGGGCTTCTCTGctatatctttttgtttgtttgtttgtttgtttcagggatAAGAcctcttgctctgtaacccaggctggagtgcagtgagttgatcatggctcgctgcagcctcaaactcctgggctcaaacaatcctcccgacccagcctcctgagtagctgggactacaggcatgcaccactacacccagctttaattttttaattaaaaaaaaagttgggccagtcacagtggctcacactcgtaatctcagcactttgggaggctgaggcaggtgactcacaatgtcaggaatttgagaccagcctggccaacacagtgaaaccctgtctctactaaaaacacaaaaaaattagctgggtgtggtggtgggtgcctgaaatcccatctacttgggaggctgaagcaggagaatcacttgtatctgggaggcggaggttgcagtgagctgagatcgtgccactgcactccagcctgagagacagagcaagactccatctcaaaaaaaaaaaaaaaaaaatttagctgggcgtggtggcctgtgcctgaaatcccatccgggaggctgaggtatgaggaatcccttgaacccaggaggcagaggatgcagtgagccaagatccagccactgcactccagcctgggcaacagagcgagacttggtctcaaaaaaaaaaagtggccaggcgccatggcttacacctgtaatcccagcactttaggagaccgaggcaggtggatcatctgagctcaggagttcaagaccagcctggccaacatggtgaaaccgtctctactaaaaatacaaaaaaattagctgggcatggcggtggggccctgtcatcccagctactcaggaggctgaggcaggagaatcgcttgaatctgggaggcggaggctgcagtgagagtgaggcgagatctcgccattgcactccagccggggtgacaagagtgaaactccgtctaaaaaaaaaaagaaaagaaaagaaaaagaaaaagaaccccTTGTCAGTGGGTGCTGTAGTGCCTTAAGCCTGTgacgctttgggaggtcaaggagtgaggatcccttgagcccaggagtttgaggctgcattgagctacgATCattccgctgcactccagtctgagtgacagagcaaaacctcctctctaaacaaacaaacgaaaaagaaCCCCGTGTGCCTTGTGTCCTGGGGACTTGTGCACAAGTCTTACCTCCCATCCACCCCATCCTCCAGAGTGAGAGCCCCAGAAGGAAGGGACCGGAGCTGGCCCAGTTCCTGACTCCTAGCACGTCCTTGAGAGCTGTTTGCTGCTGAGCCAGTGCCGGACAGTCACTCCCAGTTCCTCTAAGGCCAGCCGGGTGGGGTTTCGGgccccaccacctccctcccacctcttccATGCTAGACTTTGTTTCCTGCTGGGCTGCAGCTGCCCCTCACCAGCTGGTGACTCAGAGCCTGGGCAGGATGACAGTGCCGATTGGGCCCTCGCAGCCCTCTGAGCCTTCTGTGACTCAGCTTGTGGTGAGGCTGCGCCCGGGCTCCCGGGTGGGGCACCTCCACCCCAGCCTGGCCCTCCTTCCTCTCGCCTTTAGGTCTTGCTGATTTCTGTCCTCCAGGTCTTCTCAGCAGAACGAGGATAATCCTGAATTCAGAACATATTTCCTGAGTACGGTGAGTGCCCAGGAGATGGGGGCTGAGAGCTGGCTCCTGCGCTCCTGAGAGCACAGTTTCCTGGGCAGGAGCAGAGAGAAGGCCCAGAGGAAGATGGGAGGGAGGCAAGGCAAAGGATGCTGTGGGGAGAGCCCGGAGCTGGGCCGCAGGTGAGCAAAGACCACTGTGTGTTAAGGACTGGTCAGGGACCTGGGAGCAGAGAGGTTACGAGGACCGGGCCTTCCCACACCACATGGTGCCTCCGTGAGAATTAGCAAAGTCAGTGAAAACAGGCTGGGACTGTCTTGTGCCAGGGCCCCAGCTGGCTTGGCAAGTGCAGTGTGGGCTGGATTCAGCCCCCATCACCCAACGCATTTGTGCAGGGAGCCCTGAGTGAGGAGGCAGGGATGGTGCCGCCTCCTAGGGGACATTTGGAAATGTGTCTACAGAGGTGTTTTCATTGCCACTATGTCTGGTGTTTGTGGGAGTGGGGGAgtgtggggcaaggggagggtTATTGGCATTTAGTGTCTGAAATCCAGGGATGCTAGGTGTCCTGTCAAGGTGGCTGGTCCTGCCAAGGGTGATGAAATATTCTCTGTACTCCCAAATCCAGACCTGAGACCCCTCTGCTGTCCAGTTACATCGTGGAGAGGACCATAACAACTGTGACCTTGTGAAATTCTTCCCAGTGTTCtaagttggtttttttgtttgtttttgtttttgtttgagatggagccacggctggagtccagtggtgctatctcagctcattgcaacctccacttcccgggttcaagtgattctcgtgcctcagcctcccgagtagctgggatgacagatgcaTGCCagtacacctgggtaatttttgtatttttagtagagatggggtttcaccatgttggccaggctggtctcgaactcctggcctcaagtgatccgcccgcctcagcctcccaaagtgctgggattacaggcgtgagccactgcactcggccgagcctggttttctttttttttttttttctatttttattaatatctatATACTCAGGATTAACCTTTGTTGTTTGCTTCTGTCCTCTGGAACCTGATATCTGGGGCAATTTCAAAAAGTAATTTCTGAAGTGGGGGCAATAAATAAGTcaacttctcgggcggggcggctgccgggcggaggggctcctcacttctcagatggggcggttgccaggcagagggtctcctcacttctcagacggggcggccgggcagagacgctcctcacatcctggacggggcggcagggcagaggctgcaatctcggcactttgggaggccaaggcaggcggctgggaggtggttgtagcgggccgagatcacgccactgcactccagcctgggcaccattgagcaccgagtgaacgagactccgtctgcaaacccggcacctcgggaggccgaggctggccgatcactcgcggttaggagctggagaccagcccggccaacacagcgaaaccccgtctccaccaaaaaaatacgaaaaccagtcaggcgtggcggcgcgcgcctgcaatcgcaggcactcggcaggctgag
This window encodes:
- the LOC134756934 gene encoding basic proline-rich protein-like, which encodes MCWRRASSRCVDSTSPMARRSRGPIRPTPPLLPALLRRTPLAPWSPARPASPAPAAPAAPAAPAAPAARLRLPLRLLSRSGPVPPAGRLGPLPALGPAPRRPAPPHQTTPPQANPAPSPPAALRPPRPTPPRPRSCTLCAPPSPSRVRPVCPAPSAASGGRGTGAVDAGTALEKETKRRSQKGRPRRDCEERTRPVPKQRKRRGWWGHLKNWGCSGGLQPECHPPPLPNPARAGKESRRGGCGALAGDAWTYGPEFGVRPLLFPEQCPLPPQSRPPLPALRKFPGLDSTCPRRCARRSCTIAIGRGWGRLGPESTPAPVPGGLALGPAYGYFTREAAWGTEQIRKGKSSSTLQFAKDYHQNQNPETDMHQPMGLGMGGSQCQGNVFQFQDFPSWQGRQSGNQWDSPDLNPSLAAGAQIS